The Lycium barbarum isolate Lr01 chromosome 4, ASM1917538v2, whole genome shotgun sequence nucleotide sequence ACATTAGTTGAAaatgatatttttttaaattacgaTCTAAATTACTAATAAAATATTACTTTTCTTTTAATTTAGGATCAATAAGGAAAATGTCGTATCGTCCTTATTTTATTCCCATTAATTATCTATAAATAGTGatactcttctattttttttttcaatgcaATGAGTATTATCATTCGTTCTCTATTTGATTTTCTCTCTGGTTTCTCTATTTCTAACAATGATCATTGAAGAAGCATGTACTGGAGTTGATGCGTTTTTCTATTAGTATGGCAACATGAAAGATTTTCTTTAGAACCACAAGCATTCGAGTTCAATATCTAGAAGTTTTACCAAAAAGTGGATTCATTATTTTAACTCAGTAACTATGTATAGagttatttttaattttatttttttaattcataGAGATAGGAGAAGGGAAAATGGGGAAAGAGGATTACAAAGAGATTTCGAATAGTCAACCAATTGAACTACTAAATTCATAAGTAACTATATACAGAGTACTACTGCACTCATACTCTTTTGTGATGGTGATATGCACTTATGACTCCTTTATTagtaataaatatataatgattGGAGATTTGTACATGTAAATATCTTGGTTAAAGATTGCTACGTACGTAGACATATTTTAACCCTAGGTCTAGGGGCGTATAAAAGAAACCGATAAACCGCACAAAATTGATAATTCGAAccaaattgagaaaaaaaaatcaactagtgatttggttttaaaaagaaaaacccgatcATTCttgatttggtttagtttggttttaactaaaaaaaatcaaaccgaatcaaaccaacccgacattacatgtataaaatttcaaaaatattttatacataaaaatatttatttataatgtaatttataaatatttcttaagccttttcatatttttttgtcttttaacatattatttcaggcttggaatttgaatttgaatggtccaataggttttatagcccatagatattagtaactcaaataaaacccaacaaaaattaaatcaatagtaatgctaacaaaagaaattcaattctaacactagatatgataataatgttggatatctattatattctttagttttatattgtTTATACGATGAAAATAGATaacttaaatttattttttttctttaatatttagccATGTAATTGATATTTATTACCCGTACTtgttttagcatgacttagtacttttagattatgatcattttattttattttatgcgatTTCATTACATTTTTTGTTCAATATTTTAGTACAACGTCatctctcatctcacattttatgttattttcttaaaaatatcttaattagatagtcgtattTTAATAGGACTAAAAAAATATTGAAGTACAAGTAATATATTCTGTATGAAGACTTTACAAAAAAAACTTGAAAAACCCGAGGAACCCGAAAAATCGAGAAAATTCGAGGTTGAAAAATCCGACTTTTGTTGgcttggtttggtttatagatttaaaaacccaatataattggtttggtttgatattTGAAAATCCGAAtcaacccgatccatgtacacccctacccaGGACAGTTAGTTTTAAGAGGGTTTTGGTTGTTACTACATATAAGAACCTGAAAACAGCAAAACTTCCAACATTGTCTAATCTGGCCTTTATAGAAATTACCCGTTTCACTCGTTCAAATAACCCAAAGAAAAATCTCTTGGACTAGCCCTGACTCGGTTAAAGCCGAACAAAGAGAAAATGTGACTTTTCTAGAAGTGGGATAAGAATATCCAAATGGAAATTAGGATCTAAAAATAAATACAAACAAAGAAGGTCCAAAAAAGTACAAAGAAAAAGTAAGGGGTGGTCCCTTTGCTTTTCAATCTGTGCTTATCTATCAATCCAAAGTAATGGGTTTCTCTTGGGCGTCGGAAAAACGTTAGATTGCCCATGCCTTACGATGAAAATCGATAAATCGCATCAAATTGGCAAATCGAATCAAATTGGAAAAAAAACTCGAGTAGTGATTTGTTTGATTTGGCGTTGGATAAAAAAATCTGATCATAataggtttggtttggttttaactaaaaaaaagtcaaaccgagaCCAAACCGATCCGGTTATATatacaatttataaatatttttatacatatataatttataAATACGTGTATAACTTTATCACTTTTAAGCATTGATTAGTCAGCTTCGTTCGTGATGCAATCCGTTTAAGAATTGGTACCACATCCGATTGTATAATTAATTCTTTTTTGGCAATTAAAAGAGACTTTTTCATTACAAATAGCTACTGTTGACCAATGTCAAAACACTAATATGGCAGAACAGCGTAGCAGTGATCAAAACTAGCCTTTATCACATCAAAACAACTCAAACAATAAACAAAACTAGTAGACTAAGGGTAGAAAATCAGCTCATCCAATTTTTTTGTGAGTGTTGTCCGCTGGGAACCTCTGACAAACACCTCTTGTATGATCCTCCTTGTAAGTATTTGTGGTGTATAATTAATTCTTAATGCTAAGTTTGAGTTATAAtctttttattcatttagcaaTAGGCTTTTTAAGTAAATGTTTAAAAGCTAACTAAAACTCATTTTACGGAACAATATTGAAGTTGTTTGTTACTACATTctgtttgattgttatagttaTACATCACATGTTCTATACTTATTTGATTCAATTGttatgaattttttatttaatgAGTCAATGAATTCACCACACATTTTTcattttacatatttagaaatagAAGGGTAAGATGCTTATATTTAGTCAAGCAAATGCTATTATAAGATGCTTCGtattgaaccaaaaaaaaaaatcgaaaaaaccCGACTAACCCGAAAAATCCGAGAAAAATTAAGagtgaaaaacccgacttttgttggtttggtttggtttatcgaTTTAAAACCCGatacaattggtttggtttggtatttgaaaaattcgaaccaacctggtccatgtacacccctaggggtgggcattcggttcttcggttcggttttatcgaATTTCGGTTCgtctatttcggtttcggttttttgaagatggacaccgaacaccgaaccaaactagttcggttcggttctttcggtttcggttttttgaagtttggttcggttcggtttcgattttttcaattcgatttttttgatatgatattagaagtgattccatttacactaattcatattctcaaaagcaacaaaacataaaactgacaaattaaaatcaaaatcaaacaaacaggatacacaagaatagAAAACCATAACAATAATATGTGATTACTaagtgttatatacatacagtaagaataattaagaaaacatataaaggacatacattaatcctaaagacacatcctagtcacatTTCTTTGTTaaagatatttgattttctcaattgaagtggaaaattagggatacaaaagcaaaagagggcttgttacaattgagtttttttgggcttaaacttaatgggcgtggactattttaatttttttgggtaatgtattaaatttcggtttaaatttcggttcttcggttcggtttcgtcAAAGTTcgggttcggctatttcggtttcggttttttaaaggtggacaccgaacaccgaaccaaactagttcggttcagtttcagtttcttGAAATTCGATTCGGTTTGATTTTTCAATTTTcgatatttatgcccagccctatacACCCCTACCATGCCTATAGGCTATAATCCTTTTTTTAGTTACTATTTTGCATTGAAAACTCACTGGTCGATTAGTTTGGACCTATGTTAAATAATTAAAGGAGATAAATCACTTCTTATCAAAAAGTTCTTCATTTTCAAAACTCTAAACTGAAATATTGAGGAATTTCAATCATATATGTAAATAAGTTTTATATTGCCTATACCCCATAGTCTTCAGTCTTTACACTTCATGGACTTCTCATTGCTACAGAGTAAGTGTTGTCATTTTCCTTGTCTTCCTTCTTTCCATTTTCCCTACCTTTACTTCTCCTATTTCTCCACAAACTTCAATTTGTCGGTATGTTTCTATATGCATGTCGATAACAAAGCAAGTCTAGTGTTAGAATCTTCTATTTTGCTCCACAACAGTACTTCTAATGTCCATTTTTGTCTCTTTATTTTTTGTCATTCCGTGTCCGATATTTTTTGGGTCGGACTAATTTAAATTTGCCTTTAAAGATCTTATTTGGTTTTGGGGTAAAGCGCTTCCTGAAAAGACAATTTTTATTCTCAAAACTCGAATCCAAAATCTCTAGTTAATGATGAAGTTTACGTGCCACCCCCACCACATCCTTAATGGTCCATTTTTATCTTCAACAACACATCCCCAATCTCCCCACTTTCCCCAcaaaacaccccccccccctccccccgcaACCGGGATTTgagtaagattttttttttttttttaacttaacgTCACCATTATGGTGAGAGCCTGAGGGGTTTGACTTGTACCTCAACCTGTATATTAATAACCAAAAAATAACTACATGTTGAATTGAAACAACAAATCTATCCAATTTCTGATATCTAGTCTGAATGGCACAAAACAGGATGAGTTCGATCGTCAATTGGGTTGAGTACGACCCTAACCAATGCCTAAATTACTTAATAAGTTTGATCATGAATTCTATGACGTTTTTAAGATTTCATCACTCAACCTTACACTTTTTAATTAATTCATTTACGTCTAATTTGGCATATTGCATGTACTTTATCTAGGCTTTGCCTTCAATAGCAACCATTGTTTTGGAATTTGTAGGAACTTAGACATCATTTACGTAAGCAGACAAACTTTAATCTAAACACTGCACCTTAAAATGCTAACTTATCTCTTAATGAAAAATTACAACGGTCATATTTAGAAGTTGGCCCACAAAAAGTTCAGCATTTTTTCATAGATGGAGGATGTTGAAGAATATTTTAATGGAACTTCTGGACTGCTGATGTTCGTAAATGGATGCACTATAATGTTTCTATTACGAAGCTTTTCATATTTCTTTATTATATTGTATAACATATGCTTCTCCAATTTTTTACTATATTTAATTCTATCCACGAAATACTTGTTCTCCTAGACAATTATTTTAAAGAAAACGTTTCTAAAAAAGCAACCTTCTGATTTTTTAGATCGGCTAGATTCGGTAATGTGGGCCACATTCTCTTGTTGTTATCAGTGAAGAAAATGACTAATAAACTCCCATACCTTTCTTTTGCGTGTGGGGGGTGCAGTGgggcgtgggggggggggggggagcatacacatctttttttattttttatttttatagaaaCAACCAAACTCAACTTTTGTGATGTAATTACACGTCGGTATTttgagaagaaaatattttttcttttttctatagACAGCATTCTATAATTAGAAGAAAAGAATATGAAGATACATGATGTTTTAACTGAAATTTCGAATTTTCTGAGTCCTATTCCCTATCATGCGTATCCAAACATCAAATACGTCGTCAAAATTCATTAAATGCTACTAACACATTATGGCTGCAAATTTCTTTAGTTATATTCGAGTGTATCCAATTTAACTGTTTGTGTGGCCTAGACTTAAAGGGCTCTTCTTTTTAGTTGTAATTCTAATAAAGAATATGGGGAAGTAAAAGGAAataaagagagagaaagaaaagactTGGGATTAGCTATGTCAACTACCTAGAGTTTTGTCTTCTTTATGGCTAAGCATTAGCAAAAATCCTCTTACACACTTCTATATCACTCATGAAATTGTGACTTTCACATGTAGATGAAATGTTTCTACATCATGCAGTTACCCTACCCTTCTCTCAAAATATCTTTCTCTATGCTAATCTTATACTTTATCCATTAGCATTAAATTTAGTATAACCACTGTTTGACAGGCAGATCGAGTGAGTGGAAGGGTAAGCCTGGTTTTTATGTTTCTAGTTGTCCATTCAACAGATATGATTCGATAAAGCTGAATCTTGGCTAAGATGTTTGATATACGGTCTTCTCCTGTCCATACAAGTAGTGACTAACCTACAAATCGTTACTATTTCTATAATAGCATAGTTATATTACTACTAATTTTTACATACAGGTAGTGTCTCACCAAAGTTCGCGGACCTCAAATATTCCACCAGGTATCTGCTATCGCCTTTTGCTCTCTGCTGAATTTGAACATTGATCCTGATTTTCATCCCACTTCATTAACCGTTAGACTAAAAGTGCACCATAGAGGGAAACAACTCCTTTATATACTACTCCcttcggataaaaaaaaaaaaaaaaagttcacttaGCCATTTACACACCCCTTTAAAAATTACTCActccaagaaaaaaaatatgtaaattgactaaactacccctaattaaataggcattgaaatttgatcacataacacttaataggggcagaTTTGGAAAGATAAGGTTAActgtttcttgatttaataagtggacacttttttttatccaagaaaaaaagattaagtgaacattttttttttatccggagggagtaaaaaACACCAAGCTCTGCCAACTTGTACACAATAAAGATATTCATGTACAATGTCGTCGTATTTAAGACACTAAAAAACAATAAGGGACCTCAGTACTTCTATGGGTACAGTGTCTTTAAAATGAGGTATCATACTGTATTTTGAACTTGTGATTGATGTGAAGCTGTTATACATGATCATGACATTCTAAAAAAAGGCCACCAACCTCCAAATTAGTGAGGCCACAAATTGAAATCCACCATGTAAAGTGAATCACTACACATAATGCATTCCCAGCTCAGAAACGAATCAAATCTGGTAAAACTGTTTCATTATGGTACATCTATCTACCCATCAAAACAAGAAGATAAATTTTTGATAAAAGTCACTCAATTGTTACCTACTGGTACACCCTGAATCTCAACCACCATGAAAACTGGATTGTTTGCAAATCCTGTGTGCTCCCAATACTACTCTGGAGGGGGCCCATAGATAATGTGCAGTCACTTATCAATTGTTGTACAACAAACGGCCCTACTCGAAGACCATAAAATTCAATGAGAATTTGATAACGAAACTTGAAAACGTTATTGCTTGGGTCCTGTCACAGTTGATATAGGCAAGTGTCCATCACAGAAGAATAGGCTGCGTGACTTGTAAGCACCTCAAAGCAGTAATCATTCATTTTAGTTTACTATAACTACCAAAGTGAAAAGGGGGGATTGAGAAGAAACGGGAAAATGGAAAGTTGAGAAAGACAAGCACACAGGAATGGCAGCACAAATTGGACCACCACCTACGAAAAGTATCACAATTTCGTCAATCCTTTCTTTTTTACAATGGAGTGTACGGACCAACTTATACGCACTTAGTCTATTTCATTGGGTATATGCTACCTTTCACCAACACAGACGCTAGGTAACACTATCCATCAAGACTTAGGCAAATAAGAGGAATTTACCTAGTGGTCTTTGTTTCTGCTGGGACACCAAAACAAAACCCTGCTTGTTCAGCTTGATTAACGTGGCCCAATCTTAGTTGTCCAATGCCCCAGAAGAAAGGAGTGCCTGGCTAAAACTCATCACTCACGTGCATGCAGTGAGTTGCACTAAATGtatgagagagaaaaagaaactAAGATAGAGGAGGGAGGAGGGGCCCCATAGTTTCCTGACAAAGCTGATCTTGATGTACCAGCAAGAGAAATAGAAATCACCATAATGGCATAATCTAGCCAACCAAAGTAGAAATGAAAGCTACACAGCACCTTACTAGAAAAAGAAGTATGCAAGGGAACGTGGTAAAAAGTATCACTTTTAACACCACCATTTTCTTCTTACTCTCTGAATCATCTATCCCCCGCAATCCTCTTTTCAGTCCCCCACACAcactctctctccctctctttacATCTGCATATGTAAAGGTCTGTGTCTGCCTCACTCCTCTTATGTTTCAAATGCTCAGTGGATGAACAAGTAACAAATCATGTATGAAATTTAAGTTGCATATTGACTGCTAATAGATGAATATGAAAAGTTATTCAAATAGCTTCACCATCCACTCCCCTTTTCCCTAATCCTATTTCATAACTTGTATTCAAATCCATTTTTCATCAGAAAAAAATTTCAGGTCCTTTAGTTGCTAGCTCAATCATGTATAGTTTTCTGCATTTTTTCAGGAGACGGTAAAGATGGAAGCAGCTGCTCTGTTCCAAGTTTTTGAAGCAGTAAGCTTTTGAGATCTTGGTAAAGGAATACCTCCATTAGCTTCAAAATGCCAGTTCCGCTTGCTCCATATCCTACACCACCAACGCCATTTACACCACCTGCTAACGGTATAACATTTTTCCTTcaccattcttttaatacccgtgGTGTCCGTGTCAGCTTGCACGCACCTCGATTAATTCCACGGGATAACTGCCACCTCCCACCAACAGCAGGCACCAGGTAAatctgtccaccaaggctaggaCAGATAGAAAGATATCACTTAGTGTTTTTTGTCTATgttgggatttgaacctgagacctcatggttatCAACCCACtttattgaccactaggccatACCCTTGAGTGCTTCCTTTCCCATTTTCTGCCTGCTAATAATACGTAGAAACAGAAATGATGGCCAAGCATAACAATGAGCTAAATATTGACGGTTACAGTAGGGAGATCAAGAGTTCATATCTTTAGTCTCCAGCCTTAAAGATGTTCAATTTAGCATTTGTAGATGAAGTGTGAAAAATAGATCAAACAGTATTTCTTAATAGACCTAATCAATTAAGACAAGGTCAGGGGCACAAATACTTTATTTATAACCATGACAAGTAAGTAACTTGTTAATTGCTTAATAATTCTGAATTCCACTTCAGCCTTCTGGTGTAACAATCTCACAATCCAGGAGCATCAAGCCACTTTACAAAATAGTGTAAATTAATGCCAAACCAAAATTACCTTGTTTGAACATATATCTTAAGAAGAAATATGGTGACTAACAGGAACACAGAGCCAGCTTGTGTGTTCTGGATGCAGAAATCTATTACTCTATCCAGTTGGAGCAACATCTGTTTGCTGTGCAGTTTGCAATGCGGTCACAGCAGTACCACCTCCGGGTAAGCACGCTATTTGACAGCCTCAACATTTTGGAACATTTTAACTCTTTATTTAAGCTCCTAAAGTTGTATTAGGCTTAAGCAACAATCCTTTACATGTTGCGGACCTTAAACAGGCACTGAGATGGCTCAGTTGGTTTGCGGAGGCTGCCACACATTACTAATGTACATCCGTGGAGCAACAAGCGTGCAATGTTCTTGCTGTCACACAGTCAATTTAGCTATGGAAGGTAAAGTGACTCTACAGCTTTTTGAAATGTATGGATATATTTCACATAATCCGTTAGTTACATATCCTTGCTAATAAAAGTAAGAATAAACTGGTATTGTCACAGCAAATCAGGTAGCACAGGTAAATTGTGGCAACTGCCGCACGCTGCTGATGTACCAATATGGGGCACGATCAGTGAAATGTGCAGTGTGCAATTTTGTGACATCAGTAGGGGTAAGTATAAAATTCTCTTTAGTATTAAGCCATCAAGCTTTCATGTTTCAGTCAATGATGAACTAGGATTCCGACACTATCAAAATTCTGCAGTTTAAATCCTAAATTAGCAGGATCTAATCCCTACTTCAACAGGAACAATCTCATTTTTCATCTTGGAAACATAGAACAGAAGATATTGAATTGTAACATTGAAGGAGGAAAATAGTAGTGTGAATTTCTAATCAAGTTTGGAAACATAGCACAGAAGATATTGAATTGTAACATTGAAGGAGGAAAATAGTAGTGTGAATTTCTAATTAAGTCTTATATAACTTCCCTTTTCAAAATAGAACACCAACTAGGACAAGCATATGGCATGTAAGCTTACAAAAACAACCAAAAGGAATGAAAATGTAACCTGTTAAGCTTATTTCACAAGAGTAGGACTTGACAACCAAACAAATTATTCTAAAACAACATGCCCTGTATTTTATTTATGGAAGAAGCATATAGCAAAGGTTAGCACAAAGactagtattcttactaagccTGAGCACCTTTAGGCCTTCCAAGCAAATTACTTAGAAGAGGCACCACATGTTCGTTCTCTTTGCTCCCTTCTCTAGAATATTCAGAATAAGGTATAACTACTCTTCAAAGGAGCAACTACACACATGTTAACCACATTTCCAATTGGCAAATCTGAAGCAGCATTCCCTACAAGTATCTCTAATTTCGCACTTGTTATGAAGGTCTAGAAAATGTAAAGAAATCGAAAAGTTCCTGCAAGTTAAATCAAGGCAATACTTCTTTGCTCAAGAAGTCTTTGTTTTCTGTTTATTTCCATTAAATACTACGTATGCGCCCagtatttcattttctcttcttctcCCTTAAAAGAGTTACAGAAATAGTACTAGTAATAGTCTCGGCAGTGATAGTGATGATAGTAGCAATATGCCTATGTAATGTTCCTTCCCCTTACAAAACTCATGTCTGTTCCGCTACAAAAGATTAAAGGCTGCATAGTATTAGGTGTTATAAACCATTTCCTATACGCCACTATCGCTCAATCAACTATGTCTCAATCCCAAATTAATTAGGACCGGCTATATGGATCCTCTTGTTCATGCGACTCTATGTTACACTCTATTCAACATGTCACTGCGATGGAATTTAATAAAACCTATCAGCACAACAAGTATGCAATGAAAACAGTAAGGATTTAATTCCACAAATTTCTTCTATCGAAGAATAGTGTTCTTGTAGATCCAAAG carries:
- the LOC132635273 gene encoding protein LOL1, which gives rise to MPVPLAPYPTPPTPFTPPANGTQSQLVCSGCRNLLLYPVGATSVCCAVCNAVTAVPPPGTEMAQLVCGGCHTLLMYIRGATSVQCSCCHTVNLAMEANQVAQVNCGNCRTLLMYQYGARSVKCAVCNFVTSVGVATSTTEQKFNS